The nucleotide window GCAAACGAGCAACCGCACAAATTTCACAGTTCACAGGCTTtaatgagctgctgcagcctgtccATCATACTGACTGGAGAGCACCTTACAGCAGACCTATAGCACCCAGACAGTGACACTGCACCAGGCATCTGCAGGATGTTAAGATCGTTTGTACTAAATCGCTCGGAGGGTATTTGGGGCACATCTGTGATTTTGCATCATCAACTGTTAGAGGAGTTTTAATGAGGAAAAAACATGCTGCTTTGTGCCGAGATGCTACAGCGCAGAGAAATAAAGCAGATGATTCTTTAAGCCACAATATCATTTAGGAAACTAAAGGAAATTATCGCATAACAAAAACCCAAAGATGGATGTAAAATGACATGCAAACGGTGAAAGAATGGACAAGCACTGATTCTCAGGGTAAAAGAGGAAGACCATTGTGCACTCACTGCAGAGACTCACCATCAGTTTACAAGAGGGCAGGTGACAGCtaatcaaacacaaatgcagCCTGACCCAGCCCGGTACTCGGGCCTGTGTGCAGCAGCCTGGATCGAAATTGCTCTTGGGCAGCTAAAGAAATATGACCATACATCACCGGCTGCTGATACCGACTTAAACCTCCCCCATTTCTGCCCAAAAGCTGTTTGAAGATTTCCCTCGAGCTGCAAGGAGCTCACTAGCTCagcggtttaaaaaaaatgtgtccacTTCAGCAAGGAGTGTTTTAGAAAAGTTACCTTAAGTTTAAATTGCCACTGACGGGTGCAGCACTGATCCCTTCCTTGAGAAGCACAGGAGGAGATTGAGGGAGGCTGCAGATGTGCGCCGGTTGCCGGGAGACTGCTGTAGGTGGGTTATGAAATGCACGGGGAAGGCAGAGGCCAGTCACTCAGCTGGGAGCGTGTCTCGTTGTGTAATGGGAAATGACAGTTAAGGGCAaggaaagaggggaggaggagagaaaagagcaggaAGGTAATGAAAAGCCGGTACAGATGTTACCAGATGTTGTCTCCATCACTGCTATTACAGTGCCAGTCGTCTTACTATCCTCTTGTATCTCTAGGTGACAGAAATGGACGCCCCTCTCGCCACCCCATGCAACATCCAGATTTGCGAGGTCACCTGTGACTCCTTCCGCATCATGTGGGACATGACCTCGGAGGACACTGCCCGAGCCACGCACTTCTTCATCGACCTGAGCCGCAAAGAGAGCAGGGACCCCAACCGCTTCAAACACAGGGTCTGACCATTTAAAACAGCTACAAATGCAGGCTGCTCCCTGCTATGTTGTCTGTGCTCCTTTTCCAAATTCAATTTACagcatgtgattggctgaggagTCCACCCTGCACTTTAttccaaaataataataaatgaataaacaatcaaataaagccttaaggttcagtgtgtaagatgtaGGTGAATCTAACATAggagttgaatatgaatgaatatattAGTGAAAACCTACGTTTTCACTAAtgtgtaatcatctaaattgtaaaaattgttgttttctttaccctagaacagactctttatatttaaatactttatagtGACTCTGGGGGTGGGTCGTCTCTACGGAAGCCCCCATGTTTCATAGAGTAGCctaaactaaacaccttttgagtttttatgacaactgaaggctaccacaggttttcTCTCATGATaggagggggaggatgaggtgaggggtattcggCTGCAAAATGTAACCTCTAGTTGCAACAAGATTCTACACACCGTATCTTTAAATTAGACAGGGCTATTATAATTTTTATTCAGTTCTGCATGGATTAACACTTTTACTGCTTCATAGAAAACCACGGTTACACCCTTTCAGTCACTTCCGATACAGGCACAAAATTAAAATGAGTGCAGTCAACAGCCTCAGGCCCGTGACTCAGTTTTACATTGTCTCCTCATAGAGTGGACAAAAGCTGACAAATTCAGCTTCAGCACAAAACTGTTTTCATGTGAATTACTCTCTGTGCACACCACTAAATTCAGTACGAAAGGTGTAAAGAGACAATCTGATATAGATAGTTTatctctttttaaataaacctgtTTCTCCGGGGACTATCAATCACAAGCGCTGGGAGGAGATGCTTTGTACAGAGTTTTGCTGCCAGCTACTTTTCAGCTGCAGTCGTTGGATCTGCAGATGAACTGAACCTCTTAGATGAACCACATATATTTTCCAATTACCATACAGATGTCTAACTATTTTTAGCCGAGCTAGCTACTATGCCTAATAATAACTCTGGGGATGCGAAGTCGGTCAGTACGCTCCCACAAGATAAAATATCCCAACAACTAATGGAGGGATTTAGATGAAATTGCATATTTCTGACCCCAGCAGATGAATCCTACTGACGTCAGTAATCCTCTGACTTTACCTCGAATCGCCATTAAGTTGACATTTAGTGAAATTGTTTATGTGTTCTCGGATGTTCGGCTGCCATGACATTTAAACTCTGTCATCCCTCTGGATATATTAGTCACCTTGGTTATTCTCTGATTCGTCATTTATTATCTATCATGATTAATCAATTATAACTGCTTATCACCAGCATGTTAGCATTTTCATAATGCGCATGTTAGCATGCTTCGGTTAACATTTGGGTCAAAGCATCACTGTGCCAAAGTAGCTATAGCGAGGCCACATTTTACATAATTTTGGGAAAGGAAAGGATTTATGCACATTGATGTAAGTAATGCAATTAGTATTTTAGTGAATAATTTGATATGATTAAGTCAGCTCCTGTAGCTGAATTGTAAAATCTATTTCAGATGCACAACACTGACTGTAATTATGGCTCATTACATTGAACAGCTGAAAACTGGTTTTGGGAAGTCAGGGCAGGTGTAGGACTGAGTgagctctctgtgtttctctctctctgatacaCAAAGTGGCACAAACAAACTTGCATCAGAGATGTTACCATGGATATATGGTCCTCTGAGTCTGTAGTAATTAGCTGCGCTTCTAAGAGGCCTTGGTCAAAACAAAGCCGCTGATTTGATTAGATGTATCCTAGTTACTGCAGCTTGGGTTTGAAGTGGAATATCAGGCTAATCAGGCAAAGTTTATGGAGGGAACTAGTTGAATTGACAATCGCATTTACATTTGctttgaaatggaaatgaaaacCCCGGCAGTATGTTAAACCCTAGCATCCTGTCCCCGGTGTCAAGTCTTTTCTTGCTTTTTGCTCCAGGATGTGCCAACCAAGCTCGTGGCCAAGGCCGTTCCTCTCCCCATGGCAGTGAGGGGACACTGGTTCCTCAGCCCTCGGACAGAGTACTGCGTTGCTGTTCAAACGGCTGTCCGACAGCCAGACGGTGACTACCTGGTGTCAGAGTGGAGCCAGGTGGTGGAGTTCTGCACTGGAGGTAAGACACAGCCTGAGTGACAGCTAAGGTAACCCTGATATAAGGTATACAGCGGGATATGAGAGCAACAcaagaaaagaacaaagaagTACAGTGCACAGATATGGCATAATAACAAGCCTGTCTGAGCACTGGGTAGTCATTAGCATATGAAAGAGGTGCAGACTTTATGTGATTACACAGTTCTTACCCACTTTGCAGACTATGCCATGGAACACCTACAGCAGCTTCTTGACAAGGCAAAAGGCTCCGCAGGGAGGCTGCTGAAATTCTCCGTGTTTTATCGCAACCAGCACACAGAATACTTTGACCACGTCAGGTAGGTgctgctctcttttctctctattGTAAAACTACATCCATACCTGCAGCAATTTAGTGTAATGCTGTTTTCCTCTTCACCTTTTGGATTAGGAGGGAATGTGGGGGACTGATGCGTCCAGCTCTGAAAGACAACAGTGGCAGTCACGGTTCTCCCATTAATGCCAAACTACAGGGAGTCTTCTTCAGCTGCAACACTGAGTTTGACACAGGTCTACCTCCCAAAGACTCCCCTTATGGCCCGCTGCGTTACCAGGTCCCAGCTGGACACCTGCTGAACCCTGACATCTGTCTGTACTTTGCAGACTTCTACTGTATGTACACAGCCTACCACTATGTGGTGTTGGTGCTAGCCCCTGTCGGCTCAGAGGGAGATACCTTCTGTCGCACCCGCCTCCCCATGCTGGACTTGGCTGCCAACCCCTTCCTGACATACACTGCCCCCCAGAGGGAAGGGGAAGAGCCTCTGTTCTGCCACTCCAGCGATGTCATCCTCGAGGTGCTTTTCACAGAGCCGGTTCATTTGGATCAGGGCAGCGTGGAGCAGATCAGGGGACATCACCAGCTGATGAGTCTGACCACAGCCAATGCCAAGAAAGACCCAAGCTGCAAAGTGTGCAACATTAGCGTGGGACGCTGAGGAGGATGTGAGACGGAGCTGGGAGTGTGTGAGCCTACAATGCTGAAAGACAGAGTTCTGCACAGGACGAAACAGTAGAGTTCATTGTGTGTAGGTTagaaagcagaggaaacagcCCACCTCTCGGGGTGTGTGCATGCTGCTTTGCTTCTTCCCTCCTACCTGGATTAGAATAGTGAGTAACTTCCAGTGTGTTGGAAGCAGGAATGTT belongs to Platichthys flesus chromosome 3, fPlaFle2.1, whole genome shotgun sequence and includes:
- the LOC133949407 gene encoding phytanoyl-CoA hydroxylase-interacting protein, encoding MDAPLATPCNIQICEVTCDSFRIMWDMTSEDTARATHFFIDLSRKESRDPNRFKHRDVPTKLVAKAVPLPMAVRGHWFLSPRTEYCVAVQTAVRQPDGDYLVSEWSQVVEFCTGDYAMEHLQQLLDKAKGSAGRLLKFSVFYRNQHTEYFDHVRRECGGLMRPALKDNSGSHGSPINAKLQGVFFSCNTEFDTGLPPKDSPYGPLRYQVPAGHLLNPDICLYFADFYCMYTAYHYVVLVLAPVGSEGDTFCRTRLPMLDLAANPFLTYTAPQREGEEPLFCHSSDVILEVLFTEPVHLDQGSVEQIRGHHQLMSLTTANAKKDPSCKVCNISVGR